One window from the genome of Helicobacter pylori encodes:
- the hpaA gene encoding flagellar sheath lipoprotein HpaA: MKANNHFKDFAWKKCLLGASVVALLVGCSPHIIETNEVALKLNYHPASEKVQALDEKILLLRPAFQYSDNIAKEYENKFKNQTALKVEQILQNQGYKVINVDSSDKDDFSFTQKKEGYLAVAMNGEIVLRPDPKRTIQKKSEPGLLFSTGLDKMEGVLIPAGFIKVTILEPMSGESLDSFTMDLSELDIQEKFLKTTHSSHSGGLVSTMVKGTDNSNDAIKSALNKIFANIMQEIDKKLTQKNLESYQKDAKELKGKRNR, translated from the coding sequence ATGAAAGCAAATAATCATTTTAAAGATTTTGCATGGAAAAAATGCCTTTTAGGCGCGAGCGTGGTGGCTTTATTAGTGGGATGCAGCCCGCATATTATTGAAACCAATGAAGTCGCTTTGAAATTGAATTACCATCCAGCTAGCGAGAAAGTTCAAGCGTTAGATGAAAAGATTTTACTTTTAAGGCCAGCTTTTCAATATAGCGATAATATTGCTAAAGAGTATGAAAACAAATTCAAGAATCAAACCGCGCTCAAGGTTGAACAGATTTTGCAAAATCAGGGTTATAAGGTTATCAATGTGGATAGCAGCGATAAAGACGATTTTTCTTTCACGCAAAAAAAAGAAGGGTATTTGGCGGTTGCTATGAATGGCGAAATTGTTTTACGCCCCGATCCTAAAAGGACCATACAGAAAAAATCAGAACCCGGGTTGTTATTCTCCACCGGTTTGGACAAAATGGAAGGGGTTTTAATCCCGGCTGGGTTTATTAAGGTTACCATACTAGAGCCTATGAGTGGGGAATCTTTGGATTCTTTTACGATGGATTTGAGCGAGTTGGACATCCAAGAAAAATTCTTAAAAACCACCCATTCAAGCCATAGTGGGGGGTTAGTTAGCACTATGGTTAAGGGAACGGATAATTCTAATGACGCGATCAAGAGCGCTTTGAATAAGATTTTTGCAAATATTATGCAAGAAATAGACAAAAAACTCACTCAAAAGAATTTAGAATCTTATCAAAAAGACGCCAAGGAATTAAAAGGCAAAAGAAACCGATAA